GGGGCGTCGAGGAGCAGATCCCTCACGGTGCCGCCGCCCGTGCTGGTGATGGCGGCGAAGAAGGCGAACGTGACGAGGTTCTGTTGGCGCCGGGCGGCGGCGAGTGCGCCCGAGGCGGCGAACACCGCGATACCGATGATGTTGAGCCAGACGAGCGCGGGGCCGAGTTGGGCGAGGGGGAGGTTCATGTGTCCGCTTCCAGCATCAACGCGTCGCGAAGGTGCTCGGCGAGATAATCGATCAACGCGCTCACGGGCGGCGGCAGACCCCGGCGGCTGGTGAAGACGAGGTGCACCGTTCCGTCCGGAGCGTGCCAGTCTGGAAACACCTGGACGAACTGGCCGGAGCGCAGGGCGAGCGCACAGGTATGGTCGGGCAGCAGGGACACGCCCAGCCCGGCGATCACCGCCTCCCGCAGGGCCTGGAAATCCCCGCAGGCCAGCCGAGGCTCATGACGCAGGGTGATCGTCCGCTGCTCGGGGCCGATGAGCTCCCAGACGTCCTGGCCCGGTTGCTCCGTCGGGCTCAGGGTTGGCACCGAGGAGAGCATCTCCACGTCCCGAGTGTCGCCGAGGCGCTCGGCCCACGTGGGGCTCGCCACGAGGATGCGGCGGCTCCGGGCGAGCTTGCGCACGGTGAGCGCCGCGTCGGTGTCGAGCGAGATGCGCACCCGGAGCGCGACGTCGATGCGCTCGGAGATGAGATCGACCCGCCGGTTGGTGGCCACCACCACCAGCTTCACCCGGGGATAGCGGTCCATGAAGCGTGCCAGGACGCCCGACACGGGCTCCATCATCCCCAGGGGACAGCTGAACCGGACCGTCCCATGGGGCTCGCCCTGGGTCGCGGCCACCGCCGCCTCGGCCCGCTTCACTTCCATCAACACGTTCTGGCAGTGCTCGTAGAAGGCCTGCCCGACGTCGGTGACGCGGAAGCGGCGCGAGGTCCGTTCGATCAGCCGGACACCCAGCCGCTCCTCGAGCTGCGCCACCCGGCGGCTGAGCTTCGACTTGGGTTGCCGCAGCACCCGTCCGGCCGACGCGAAGCCCCCGTTGGCGACCACCTCGGTGAAGAAGAACAGGTCATTCAAGTCCTGCATCACGCCCTCATCGTTCCAAAAGAGGAACGCAGGTTCCCGAAAAGCCCAGCTATCGGATTCATCGTTCCAAATCTAGATCTATCCCATCGCGACGACGAACTCCGCCGCCGCATCACAGGGAGAAAGACCATGAGCAACAAACTTCAGGGCAAGGTGGCGGTCGTGACGGGTGGGACGTCGGGAATCGGGCTGGCCACGGCGAAGCGGTTCGCCGCCGAGGGCGCCACCGTCTTCATCACGGGCCGCCGCCAGGCGGAGCTGGATGCCGCGGTGAAGTTGATCGGCCCCAGCGCCACGGGGGTTCGGGCGGATGCCTCGAACCTGGCCGATCTCGACCGCCTCTACGAGGTGGTGAAGCAGAACAAGGCCCCCCTCGACATCCTCGTCGCCAACGCGGGAGGCGGTGAGTTCGCCCCCCTGGGCTCCATCACCGAGAAGCACTTCGACGACACCTTCGCCACCAACGTCAAGGGCATGCTGTTCACGGTGCAGAAGGCCCTGCCGCTGCTGCGCGACGGCGCCTCCATCATCCTCACGGGCTCGACGGCGGGCATCCAGGGCACTCCGGCGTTCAGCGTCTACTCCGCGACCAAGGCCGCCGTGCGCAGCTTCGCCCGCAATTGGATCCTCGATTTGAAGGACCGCCGCATCCGCGTCAACGTCATCAGCCCGGGCCCCATCAAGACGCCCGGTCTGCATGGGCTCGCCCCGAATGAGGAGGCGGCGCGGGCGCTCTTCGAGCAGATGGCCACCACCATTCCCCTGGGCCGGCTGGGCGACCCGGACGAGGTCGCCAGGACGGCGGTGTTCCTCGGCTCGGAGGACAGCAGCTTCGTCAACGGAGCCGAGCTCTTCGTCGACGGCGGCGCGGCGCAGATCTGAAGCACACCCGCCCCGGGGCAAGGGCCCGTGCCCTCGACCCCGGGGAGCAGGCCGAGTCTCAGACCCGCTCGACGCGCACACGCGCGGGCAGCCCGTTGAGGCTCACTTCCTCCTCGGTGGTGAAGCCCTCGGGGCCCACGTTCAGCTCCGAGGTGAGCGTCTCCCGGGAGATGAGCTCACGCGCCTCCTGGGTCACCTTGCGCACGCGCGCGTCTCCGTCCACCCACAGGCGGATGCGATCCGTGTACCCGAGCGCCATGTCCTTGCGCGCCGCCTGCACGCGGGCGAGCAGCTCGCGCACCAGGCCCTCGTCCACGAGCGCCTCCGTGAGCTCCGTGTGGAGCACCACCACGCCCACGCCCGAGCCCGCGGCGGCATAGCCCGCGTTGGCCTCCACGAGGACTTCGAGCTCCTCGGCGGGGAACACCATGGCCTCGCCGCCCACCGTCAGGGCCACCTTGCCCTCGCGGGCGAGCTCCGCCTGGAGCAGGCGGCTGTCGGCGGCGTCGAAGGCCTTGCGCACCGGGGCGAGCTTGGGGCCCAGGCGGCTGCCCATGGTGCGCAGGTTGGGCCGGACCTTGTAGCGCACCACGTCCGCCTCCTGGCCCGCCTCGAGGAAGCGCACCGTGTGCACGTTCAGCTCGTCGGTGAGCAGGTGCTCGTAGTGGGCCACGCGCTCGCGCAGCTCGCGGCGCGCGAGCACCACGTCCACGCGCGAGAGCGGCTGGCGCACCTTGAGACGGTTGTCCGTGCGCACCTTGAGGCCGAGCGACACGAGCTCGCGCACCGCGCCCATCTCCGTGGAGAGCGCCTCGTCGATGAGGCTCGCGTCCGCTTCCGGGTAGTGGCCCAGGTGGACGCTCTCCGGCTGGGTGGTGGGCCAGGGCTGGCGCACGAGGTTGCCCCACATCTCCTCGGAGAAGAAGGGCGTGAAGGGGGCGCTCATCGCCGCGAGCGTGGTGAGCACCTCGTACAGGGTGAAGTACGCGTCCTGCTTGTCCTGCTCCAGG
Above is a window of Cystobacter fuscus DNA encoding:
- a CDS encoding LysR substrate-binding domain-containing protein — encoded protein: MQDLNDLFFFTEVVANGGFASAGRVLRQPKSKLSRRVAQLEERLGVRLIERTSRRFRVTDVGQAFYEHCQNVLMEVKRAEAAVAATQGEPHGTVRFSCPLGMMEPVSGVLARFMDRYPRVKLVVVATNRRVDLISERIDVALRVRISLDTDAALTVRKLARSRRILVASPTWAERLGDTRDVEMLSSVPTLSPTEQPGQDVWELIGPEQRTITLRHEPRLACGDFQALREAVIAGLGVSLLPDHTCALALRSGQFVQVFPDWHAPDGTVHLVFTSRRGLPPPVSALIDYLAEHLRDALMLEADT
- a CDS encoding SDR family NAD(P)-dependent oxidoreductase translates to MSNKLQGKVAVVTGGTSGIGLATAKRFAAEGATVFITGRRQAELDAAVKLIGPSATGVRADASNLADLDRLYEVVKQNKAPLDILVANAGGGEFAPLGSITEKHFDDTFATNVKGMLFTVQKALPLLRDGASIILTGSTAGIQGTPAFSVYSATKAAVRSFARNWILDLKDRRIRVNVISPGPIKTPGLHGLAPNEEAARALFEQMATTIPLGRLGDPDEVARTAVFLGSEDSSFVNGAELFVDGGAAQI